A genome region from Camelina sativa cultivar DH55 chromosome 10, Cs, whole genome shotgun sequence includes the following:
- the LOC104719581 gene encoding expansin-A22, translated as MKLSEKLIYVEFLMIIMAMWVVPIAMSYGHVAEVPETAEAPEISGSARGRSFDTNWYDARATFYGDIHGGDTQQGACGYGNLFRQGYGLATAALSTALFNDGYTCGACFEIMCTNDPQWCLPGSIKITATNFCPPNYTKTTDIWCNPPQKHFDLSLAMFLKIAKYKAGVVPVRYRRVLCRKTGGVKFETQGNQYFLMILPYNVGGAGDIKYMQVKGNKTGWITMRKNWGQHWTTGVVLTGQALSFRVTTSDGITKDFWNVVPKNWGFGQTFDGRINF; from the exons ATGAAACTCTCAGAAAAATTGATCTATGTAGAATTTTTGATGATAATAATGGCGATGTGGGTCGTGCCCATTGCCATGAGTTACGGTCATGTAGCCGAAGTACCCGAGACAGCTGAGGCACCCGAGATCAGTGGTTCAGCCAGAGGCAGGTCATTCGACACTAATTGGTATGATGCACGAGCCACATTTTACGGTGACATCCATGGTGGAGACACTCAAC AGGGTGCTTGTGGATACGGTAATCTATTCAGACAAGGCTATGGTCTAGCCACAGCAGCGTTAAGCACGGCACTCTTCAACGACGGGTACACATGCGGGGCTTGTTTTGAGATCATGTGCACCAATGATCCACAATGGTGTTTGCCCGGATCCATCAAGATCACCGCTACGAATTTCTGTCCACCAAATTACACCAAAACCACAGATATTTGGTGCAACCCACCACAGAAACATTTTGATCTCTCCCTAGCCATGTTCCTCAAGATCGCCAAGTACAAAGCTGGGGTTGTCCCAGTTAGATACAGACGTGTTCTTTGTAGGAAAACCGGTGGTGTCAAGTTTGAAACCCAAGGAAACCAATACTTCTTAATGATCTTGCCATACAATGTAGGAGGAGCCGGAGATATCAAGTACATGCAAGTTAAGGGAAACAAGACAGGGTGGATAACAATGAGAAAGAACTGGGGACAACACTGGACCACTGGTGTTGTACTGACCGGCCAAGCTTTATCGTTCAGGGTTACGACGAGTGATGGgattacaaaagatttttggaatgtgGTGCCAAAGAACTGGGGATTTGGACAGACTTTTGATGGAAGGATTAATTTTTAG
- the LOC104719582 gene encoding expansin-A24-like, with protein sequence MKLLNLFMYADVLMLGMVIWIVPTYGHEPHPHPHPHESGWVDGRATFYGDINGGETQQGACGYGNLHKQGYGLETAALSTALFNNGSTCGACYEITCTNAPEWCLPGSIKITATNFCPPDYSKPKECWCNPPQKHFDLSQPMFLKIAKYKAGVVPVKFRRFPCAKIGGVKFEIKGNPHFLMILPYNVGGAGDVRAMKIKGTRTEWIPMKKNWGQIWSSGVVLTGQCLSFRVTTSDGVTKDFMDVTPPDWGCNGQSFDGKINF encoded by the exons ATGAAACTCCTAAACTTATTTATGTATGCAGACGTTTTGATGCTGGGAATGGTGATATGGATTGTGCCCACATACGGTCATGAGCCACACCCACACCCACACCCACACGAGTCTGGTTGGGTTGATGGCCGTGCCACATTTTACGGTGACATCAATGGTGGAGAAACTCAAC AGGGAGCTTGTGGATATGGTAATCTACACAAACAAGGATATGGTCTAGAGACAGCAGCACTAAGCACGGCACTATTCAACAACGGGTCAACGTGTGGGGCTTGTTACGAGATAACGTGCACGAATGCTCCAGAATGGTGTTTGCCTGGCTCTATCAAGATCACAGCTACAAACTTCTGTCCACCAGATTACTCCAAACCCAAAGAATGTTGGTGCAACCCGCCACAAAAACACTTTGATCTCTCACAACCAATGTTCCTAAAAATCGCCAAGTACAAAGCTGGGGTTGTCCCGGTTAAATTTAGACGTTTTCCTTGTGCTAAAATCGGAGGCGTCAAGTTTGAAATCAAAGGAAACCCTCATTTCCTAATGATCTTACCGTACAATGTGGGAGGAGCTGGAGATGTCAGGGCCATGAAGATTAAGGGAACAAGGACCGAGTGGATACCAATGAAGAAGAACTGGGGACAGATTTGGAGCAGTGGTGTTGTGTTGACCGGACAATGTTTATCGTTTAGGGTCACGACAAGTGATGGAGTTACGAAAGATTTTATGGACGTGACACCGCCAGATTGGGGATGTAATGGACAGAGCTTTGATGGAAAGATTAACTTTTAG
- the LOC104719584 gene encoding UDP-glucose 6-dehydrogenase 4-like isoform X2, whose product MVKICCIGAGYVGGPTMAVIALKCPDIEVAVVDISVPRINAWNSDQLPIYEPGLEDIVKQCRGKNLFFSTDVEKHVREADIVFVSVNTPTKTTGLGAGKAADLTYWESAARMIADVSVSDKIVVEKSTVPVKTAEAIEKILMHNSKGIKFQILSNPEFLAEGTAIADLFNPDRVLIGGRETPEGFKAVQTLKEVYANWVPEDQIITTNLWSAELSKLAANAFLAQRISSVNAMSVLCESTGADVTQVSYAVGTDSRIGSKFLNASVGFGGSCFQKDILNLVYICQCNGLPEVAEYWKQVIKINDYQKNRFVNRVVSSMFNTVSNKKVAILGFAFKKDTGDTRETPAIDVCKGLLGDKAQISIYDPQVTEEQIQRDLSMKKFDWDHPLHLQPMSPTTVKQVSVTWDAYEATKDAHAVCVLTEWDEFKALDYQKIYDNMQKPAFIFDGRNVLNVDKLREIGFIVYSIGKPLDAWLKDMPAFV is encoded by the exons atggtgaagatCTGTTGTATTGGAGCTGGATATGTTGGTGGACCAACAATGGCAGTGATTGCACTGAAATGTCCTGATATTGAAGTAGCTGTTGTTGATAT CTCTGTTCCTAGGATCAACGCTTGGAACAGTGATCAGCTTCCCATTTACGAGCCAGGTCTTGAAGATATCGTTAAGCAATGCAGAGGGAAGAACCTTTTCTTCAGTACTGATGTGGAGAAACATGTTAGAGAAGCTGATATTGTCTTTGTCTCTGTCAACACACCCACTAAGACGACTGGTCTTGGAGCTGGCAAAGCTGCAGATCTCACTTATTGGGAGAGTGCTGCTCGTATGATCGCTGATGTCTCTGTTTCCGACAAGATTGTTGTTGAGAAATCGACTGTGCCTGTCAAGACAGCTGAAGCTATTGAGAAGATTTTGATGCATAACAGTAAAGGAATCAAATTCCAGATTCTTTCCAACCCTGAGTTTCTTGCTGAAGGAACTGCAATCGCTGATCTTTTTAACCCTGACCGTGTCTTGATCGGAGGCCGAGAAACCCCTGAAGGATTCAAAGCTGTTCAGACGCTTAAGGAGGTTTATGCCAATTGGGTTCCTGAAGACCAAATCATCACAACAAATCTCTGGTCTGCGGAGCTTTCTAAGCTAGCTGCAAACGCTTTCTTGGCTCAGAGGATTTCATCAGTCAATGCCATGTCTGTTCTCTGTGAATCCACCGGTGCTGATGTCACTCAAGTGTCTTACGCTGTTGGTACTGATTCAAGAATCGGTTCCAAATTCTTGAACGCTAGTGTTGGATTCGGTGGTTCTTGTTTCCAGAAGGACATTCTGAATCTCGTCTACATCTGTCAGTGCAATGGTCTTCCAGAAGTTGCGGAATACTGGAAACAAGTGATCAAGATCAATGATTACCAAAAGAACAGGTTCGTGAACAGAGTCGTCTCCTCTATGTTCAACACTGTCTCCAACAAGAAGGTTGCCATCCTCGGATTCGCATTCAAGAAAGACACAGGTGACACAAGGGAAACACCTGCCATTGATGTGTGTAAAGGTCTGTTAGGAGACAAAGCGCAAATCAGTATCTATGATCCTCAAGTCACAGAGGAACAGATTCAGAGAGACCTTTCGATGAAGAAGTTCGATTGGGACCATCCCCTTCACTTGCAGCCAATGAGTCCAACCACAGTGAAACAAGTGAGTGTGACTTGGGACGCATATGAAGCAACAAAAGACGCACATGCGGTCTGCGTTCTGACAGAGTGGGATGAGTTTAAGGCGTTAGATTACCAGAAGATTTACGACAATATGCAGAAACCTGCTTTCATCTTCGATGGAAGAAACGTTCTGAATGTTGACAAGTTAAGAGAGATTGGTTTCATCGTTTACTCCATTGGTAAGCCACTTGACGCATGGCTCAAGGACATGCCTGCCTTTGTCTAA
- the LOC104719584 gene encoding UDP-glucose 6-dehydrogenase 4-like isoform X1 gives MVKICCIGAGYVGGPTMAVIALKCPDIEVAVVDISVPRINAWNSDQLPIYEPGLEDIVKQCRGKNLFFSTDVEKHVREADIVFVSVNTPTKTTGLGAGKAADLTYWESAARMIADVSVSDKIVVEKSTVPVKTAEAIEKILMHNSKGIKFQILSNPEFLAEGTAIADLFNPDRVLIGGRETPEGFKAVQTLKEVYANWVPEDQIITTNLWSAELSKLAANAFLAQRISSVNAMSVLCESTGADVTQVSYAVGTDSRIGSKFLNASVGFGGSCFQKDILNLVYICQCNGLPEVAEYWKQVIKINDYQKNRFVNRVVSSMFNTVSNKKVAILGFAFKKDTGDTRETPAIDVCKGLLGDKAQISIYDPQVTEEQIQRDLSMKKFDWDHPLHLQPMSPTTVKQVSVTWDAYEATKDAHAVCVLTEWDEFKALDYQKIYDNMQKPAFIFDGRNVLNVDKLREIGFIVYSIGKPLDAWLKDMPAFV, from the exons atggtgaagatCTGTTGTATTGGAGCTGGATATGTTGGTGGACCAACAATGGCAGTGATTGCACTGAAATGTCCTGATATTGAAGTAGCTGTTGTTGATATCTCTGTTCCTAG GATCAACGCTTGGAACAGTGATCAGCTTCCCATTTACGAGCCAGGTCTTGAAGATATCGTTAAGCAATGCAGAGGGAAGAACCTTTTCTTCAGTACTGATGTGGAGAAACATGTTAGAGAAGCTGATATTGTCTTTGTCTCTGTCAACACACCCACTAAGACGACTGGTCTTGGAGCTGGCAAAGCTGCAGATCTCACTTATTGGGAGAGTGCTGCTCGTATGATCGCTGATGTCTCTGTTTCCGACAAGATTGTTGTTGAGAAATCGACTGTGCCTGTCAAGACAGCTGAAGCTATTGAGAAGATTTTGATGCATAACAGTAAAGGAATCAAATTCCAGATTCTTTCCAACCCTGAGTTTCTTGCTGAAGGAACTGCAATCGCTGATCTTTTTAACCCTGACCGTGTCTTGATCGGAGGCCGAGAAACCCCTGAAGGATTCAAAGCTGTTCAGACGCTTAAGGAGGTTTATGCCAATTGGGTTCCTGAAGACCAAATCATCACAACAAATCTCTGGTCTGCGGAGCTTTCTAAGCTAGCTGCAAACGCTTTCTTGGCTCAGAGGATTTCATCAGTCAATGCCATGTCTGTTCTCTGTGAATCCACCGGTGCTGATGTCACTCAAGTGTCTTACGCTGTTGGTACTGATTCAAGAATCGGTTCCAAATTCTTGAACGCTAGTGTTGGATTCGGTGGTTCTTGTTTCCAGAAGGACATTCTGAATCTCGTCTACATCTGTCAGTGCAATGGTCTTCCAGAAGTTGCGGAATACTGGAAACAAGTGATCAAGATCAATGATTACCAAAAGAACAGGTTCGTGAACAGAGTCGTCTCCTCTATGTTCAACACTGTCTCCAACAAGAAGGTTGCCATCCTCGGATTCGCATTCAAGAAAGACACAGGTGACACAAGGGAAACACCTGCCATTGATGTGTGTAAAGGTCTGTTAGGAGACAAAGCGCAAATCAGTATCTATGATCCTCAAGTCACAGAGGAACAGATTCAGAGAGACCTTTCGATGAAGAAGTTCGATTGGGACCATCCCCTTCACTTGCAGCCAATGAGTCCAACCACAGTGAAACAAGTGAGTGTGACTTGGGACGCATATGAAGCAACAAAAGACGCACATGCGGTCTGCGTTCTGACAGAGTGGGATGAGTTTAAGGCGTTAGATTACCAGAAGATTTACGACAATATGCAGAAACCTGCTTTCATCTTCGATGGAAGAAACGTTCTGAATGTTGACAAGTTAAGAGAGATTGGTTTCATCGTTTACTCCATTGGTAAGCCACTTGACGCATGGCTCAAGGACATGCCTGCCTTTGTCTAA